In Sphingomonas psychrotolerans, the following proteins share a genomic window:
- a CDS encoding protein adenylyltransferase SelO family protein, with the protein MAFTPQQAILELGDAFYDPVTAARFPKTILRFRNDRAATEVGLDGLSDPQWIAHFGRFEPLPGGLQQPLALRYHGHQFRVYNPEIGDGRGFLFAQMTDARGRLMDLGTKGSGQTPWSRFGDGRLTLKGGVREILATEMLEALGVETSRTFSLIETGEELQRGDEPSPTRSAVLVRLNHGHIRIGTFQRLAHAHDVENIARLAAYVLRHYYGEEPGNDAPQRLLGHVAARTARMAGRFMAAGFVHGVLNSDNINVTGESFDYGPWRFAPSWAPGFTAAYFDQTGLYAFGRQPEAIYWDLMQLASSLRLIVEEEPLIEAMEVFPETFQREVAEAMLWRLGVVPRGAEQDRPLVGAIEAALAASRASIDRFFFDGFGGTLPADYGEPFAEVRAQLAQYAPRKPRDRPYWSDPEPCAMLIDEVEAIWARIAQGDDWTLLHAKIAAIRRMGEALG; encoded by the coding sequence ATGGCTTTCACTCCGCAACAGGCGATCCTCGAACTCGGCGACGCCTTCTATGATCCCGTCACCGCGGCACGCTTCCCGAAGACGATCCTGCGCTTCCGCAACGATCGCGCAGCAACGGAAGTCGGGCTGGACGGGCTGAGCGATCCGCAATGGATCGCCCATTTCGGCCGGTTCGAGCCGCTCCCCGGCGGCCTCCAGCAGCCGCTGGCGCTGCGCTATCACGGCCATCAGTTCCGCGTGTACAATCCCGAGATCGGCGATGGCCGCGGCTTCCTGTTCGCGCAGATGACCGACGCCCGCGGCCGTCTGATGGACCTTGGCACCAAGGGCTCGGGCCAGACGCCATGGAGCCGCTTCGGCGATGGTCGCCTCACCCTTAAAGGCGGCGTACGCGAAATCCTCGCCACCGAAATGCTCGAGGCGCTGGGCGTCGAGACCTCGCGCACCTTCTCGCTGATCGAGACCGGCGAGGAGCTCCAGCGCGGCGATGAGCCCTCGCCTACCCGCTCGGCCGTGCTCGTCCGGCTCAATCACGGCCATATCCGCATCGGCACCTTCCAGCGCCTCGCCCATGCGCACGACGTCGAGAATATCGCGCGGCTCGCTGCCTATGTGCTCCGCCATTATTACGGGGAAGAGCCCGGCAACGATGCACCGCAACGGCTGCTCGGCCATGTCGCCGCGCGCACCGCGCGGATGGCCGGCCGCTTCATGGCGGCAGGCTTCGTCCATGGCGTGCTCAACAGCGACAATATCAACGTCACCGGCGAGAGCTTCGATTACGGCCCGTGGCGCTTCGCGCCGAGCTGGGCGCCGGGCTTCACTGCCGCCTATTTCGATCAGACCGGACTTTATGCCTTCGGCCGCCAGCCCGAGGCGATCTATTGGGACCTGATGCAGCTCGCCAGTTCGCTCCGGCTGATCGTCGAGGAGGAGCCGCTGATCGAGGCGATGGAGGTGTTTCCCGAGACCTTTCAGCGTGAAGTGGCCGAGGCGATGCTGTGGCGGCTCGGCGTCGTGCCACGCGGCGCCGAACAGGATCGGCCGCTGGTCGGCGCGATCGAAGCGGCGCTGGCCGCGAGCCGCGCCTCGATCGACCGCTTCTTCTTCGATGGCTTTGGCGGCACGCTTCCGGCCGATTACGGCGAGCCGTTTGCCGAGGTTCGCGCGCAACTCGCGCAGTACGCGCCCCGCAAGCCGCGCGATCGCCCTTATTGGTCCGATCCGGAACCCTGCGCGATGCTAATCGACGAAGTCGAGGCGATCTGGGCGCGGATCGCGCAGGGCGACGACTGGACCCTGCTGCATGCCAAGATCGCCGCGATCCGCAGAATGGGCGAGGCGCTCGGCTAG
- the astD gene encoding succinylglutamate-semialdehyde dehydrogenase codes for MPGTEIISTEPATGAVLWRQKIGDVDAEVAHARRSWAEWAARPLTYRIEALRRFANVVRQKADAFTDLLARETGKPLWEARTEVETVIGKVDISITAYSERTGQRRIEAPMNTRLALRHKPHGVLAVLGPYNFPAHLPNGHIVPALLAGNAVVFKPSEKTPASGAFLVDCFHAAGIPEGCIRLLIGGPEEGKALAGHPDIDGLLFTGSANTGIALNRQFATRPEKILALEMGGNNPIVVWDTPDLYSAAVLVIQSAFTTAGQRCTAARRLIVDQNLYDPLMEEVNKLISRLIIGEPHADPAPFMGPVIDNDSADMLTESFLALSTMGGRPLRHMERPIEGRPFITPGLIDMTQANDKPDVELFGPVLQIYRKATFEEAIAEANDTRYGLSASLVSQNPRLYDQFWANIRAGIVNWNRPTNGASSAAPFGGVGWSGNHRPSAYYAADYCAYPVVSSESEQARAAIGLGLRDA; via the coding sequence ATGCCGGGAACGGAAATCATCTCCACCGAGCCGGCTACGGGTGCCGTGCTCTGGCGTCAGAAGATCGGCGACGTCGACGCCGAGGTCGCGCATGCGCGGCGCAGCTGGGCCGAATGGGCCGCGCGCCCACTGACCTACCGAATCGAGGCGCTGCGCCGCTTCGCCAATGTCGTCCGGCAAAAGGCCGACGCCTTCACCGACCTGCTCGCCCGCGAGACCGGCAAGCCGTTGTGGGAAGCGCGAACCGAAGTCGAGACGGTGATCGGCAAGGTCGACATCTCGATCACTGCTTATTCGGAACGCACCGGCCAGCGCCGGATCGAGGCGCCGATGAACACCCGGCTCGCGCTGCGCCACAAGCCGCACGGCGTGCTCGCGGTGCTCGGCCCGTATAATTTCCCCGCGCATTTGCCTAACGGCCACATCGTGCCCGCCTTGCTCGCCGGCAACGCCGTGGTGTTCAAGCCTTCGGAAAAGACCCCCGCGAGCGGTGCGTTTCTGGTGGATTGCTTCCACGCCGCGGGCATCCCCGAAGGCTGTATCCGCCTGCTGATCGGCGGCCCCGAGGAGGGCAAGGCGCTCGCCGGCCATCCCGATATCGACGGGCTGTTGTTCACCGGCTCGGCCAATACCGGCATCGCGCTCAACCGCCAGTTCGCGACGCGGCCCGAGAAGATCCTCGCGCTCGAAATGGGCGGCAACAATCCGATCGTGGTATGGGACACCCCCGATCTCTATTCGGCCGCGGTGCTGGTCATCCAGTCGGCCTTCACCACCGCGGGCCAGCGCTGCACCGCCGCGCGACGGCTGATCGTCGACCAGAATCTCTACGATCCGCTGATGGAGGAAGTGAACAAGCTGATCAGCCGGCTGATCATCGGCGAGCCGCACGCCGATCCCGCGCCGTTCATGGGTCCGGTGATCGACAATGACAGCGCCGACATGCTCACCGAGAGCTTTCTCGCGCTCTCGACGATGGGTGGCCGCCCCTTGCGCCACATGGAGCGCCCGATCGAGGGCCGGCCGTTCATCACCCCCGGGCTGATCGACATGACCCAGGCCAATGACAAGCCCGATGTCGAATTGTTCGGCCCGGTGCTGCAAATCTACCGCAAGGCGACCTTCGAAGAGGCGATCGCCGAGGCCAATGACACGCGCTACGGCCTGTCGGCGTCGTTGGTCAGCCAGAATCCGCGGCTCTACGATCAGTTCTGGGCCAATATCCGCGCCGGCATCGTCAACTGGAACCGCCCGACCAACGGCGCGTCGTCGGCCGCGCCGTTCGGCGGGGTCGGCTGGTCGGGCAATCACCGGCCCAGCGCCTATTACGCCGCGGACTATTGCGCCTACCCTGTGGTCTCCTCGGAATCCGAACAGGCGCGCGCGGCGATCGGGCTGGGACTAAGGGACGCCTGA